One Thioalkalivibrio sp. ALJ12 genomic window carries:
- a CDS encoding DUF1538 domain-containing protein has translation MNFLHTLGHAARNLAPIVIVVAVFQALVLRTVPDGLLSMVIGLAIVVFGVALFLQGLEMGIFPIGKNLSNALARRGSLLLLMAFGFTLGFATVIAEPALIAVAEQAELISEGRIEGLVLRLIVALSVGAVVALGILRTVMGHPLHWYILSGYVLVVLVTFFAPEEIVGLAYDSGGVTTNIVTVPLVAALGLGLAASISGRNPLRDGFGLVALAVMVPMITVQLYGIIVFAGAEVDAPGNGETAAMDADTDLPGAGEEHWLSAMGMDLLLMLRDVAPIIAVIVVFQYFVLRKRIPYLPRVIFGFVLVVLGLYAFVVGLKLGLFPIGESMAEQLITNELFLWVYLFAFSIGFATTMAEPALIAIGQKAEEAARGSLRGNVIRILVALGVAIGITIGVHRILVGDSIHQYIMAGYLLVIVLTILAPKQIVALAFDLGGVTTSEVTVPLVTALGIGLATHLEDRNVLIDGFGLIAFASIFPIVTVMVYAILVDIYERWTGRGRAQQEDSP, from the coding sequence ATGAACTTTCTCCACACGCTGGGCCATGCGGCGCGCAATCTTGCGCCCATCGTGATCGTGGTTGCGGTGTTCCAGGCGCTGGTGCTGCGTACGGTGCCGGATGGCCTGCTGTCCATGGTGATCGGGCTGGCCATCGTGGTCTTTGGCGTGGCGCTGTTCCTGCAGGGCCTGGAGATGGGGATCTTCCCCATCGGCAAGAACCTGTCCAACGCGCTGGCCCGGCGCGGTTCGCTGCTCCTGCTGATGGCGTTCGGCTTTACCCTCGGCTTCGCTACCGTGATCGCGGAACCGGCCCTGATCGCTGTGGCGGAGCAGGCGGAGCTGATCAGCGAGGGACGGATCGAGGGCTTGGTCCTGCGCCTGATTGTCGCGTTGTCCGTGGGTGCCGTGGTGGCGCTGGGCATCCTGCGCACGGTCATGGGCCATCCGCTGCACTGGTACATTCTGAGCGGCTACGTGCTGGTGGTGCTGGTGACCTTCTTTGCCCCCGAGGAGATCGTCGGTCTGGCCTATGACTCGGGCGGGGTCACCACAAACATCGTGACGGTGCCGCTGGTGGCGGCGCTGGGCCTCGGCCTGGCGGCCTCGATCAGCGGGCGCAATCCACTGCGCGACGGCTTTGGCCTGGTGGCGCTTGCCGTGATGGTGCCAATGATCACGGTGCAGCTCTACGGAATCATTGTGTTCGCCGGCGCGGAGGTCGACGCCCCGGGCAATGGCGAGACCGCGGCCATGGATGCGGACACGGACCTTCCGGGTGCGGGCGAGGAACACTGGCTCTCCGCGATGGGGATGGACCTGCTACTGATGCTGCGCGATGTCGCACCGATCATCGCGGTGATTGTGGTATTCCAGTACTTCGTGCTGCGCAAGCGCATCCCGTATCTGCCGCGGGTGATCTTCGGCTTCGTGCTGGTCGTGCTGGGCCTGTACGCCTTCGTGGTCGGGCTCAAGCTGGGCCTGTTCCCGATCGGCGAGAGCATGGCCGAGCAGTTGATCACCAACGAACTGTTCCTGTGGGTCTACCTGTTCGCGTTTTCCATCGGATTTGCGACCACGATGGCGGAGCCCGCGCTCATCGCGATTGGCCAGAAGGCCGAGGAGGCGGCGCGCGGTTCATTACGCGGCAATGTAATCCGCATCCTGGTGGCGCTGGGGGTCGCAATCGGTATCACCATTGGCGTGCACCGCATCCTGGTGGGCGACTCCATCCATCAATACATCATGGCTGGCTACCTGCTGGTGATCGTGCTGACGATCCTCGCCCCCAAGCAGATCGTGGCGCTCGCCTTCGACTTGGGCGGGGTGACGACCTCCGAGGTGACCGTACCCCTGGTCACAGCCCTCGGGATCGGTCTGGCCACGCATCTGGAAGACCGTAATGTCCTGATCGACGGCTTCGGCCTGATCGCCTTCGCGTCGATCTTCCCCATCGTCACCGTGATGGTCTACGCCATCCTGGTGGATATCTACGAGCGCTGGACCGGCAGGGGCCGCGCACAACAGGAGGATTCGCCATGA
- a CDS encoding sensor domain-containing diguanylate cyclase: protein MATVAYIEGFEKLRLLDAAIDQSSHSVLITDADLDDGPRIVYVNAGFEQMTGYAADEVLGKTPRLLQGPRTSRVILDRLRAALDAGEMFDGEAINYRKDGSTYVVRWHISPVYADDAPERITHYVSLQQDVTAERERDEQLRLLSTALEVSGDPVLITDPEGTITYVNAAFEELMGYSRRDVLGANPRRFRSGSHDDVFYRGMWESLERGETFRGEFVNRRRDGSLIHLEQTITPVLDDHGEISHYVALGKDVTDRVRMEDEIRRVANTDWLTGVANRLSLGNTLEAEIERSQRYGRPLSLIMFDLDHFKAVNDRYGHDAGDEVLKALAKTVSAELRDADTLGRWGGEEFIILVPETRLVGATAMAEKLRQAVAAMSVPGVPGVTASFGVAERASGDSAKLLARRADEAMYQAKRAGRDRVVAL from the coding sequence GTGGCCACTGTCGCGTACATCGAGGGGTTCGAGAAACTCCGGCTGCTGGATGCAGCCATCGACCAGTCGAGCCACTCTGTTCTGATCACGGACGCGGACCTGGACGACGGGCCACGCATCGTCTACGTGAATGCCGGCTTCGAACAGATGACCGGGTACGCGGCCGACGAGGTGCTGGGCAAGACCCCGCGCCTGCTGCAGGGGCCGCGGACATCACGGGTAATCCTCGACCGCCTGCGCGCCGCGCTGGATGCGGGCGAGATGTTTGACGGCGAGGCGATCAACTATCGCAAGGATGGCAGTACCTACGTGGTGCGCTGGCATATCTCGCCCGTGTATGCCGACGATGCGCCGGAACGGATTACGCATTACGTATCACTGCAGCAGGACGTGACCGCCGAACGGGAACGCGACGAGCAGTTAAGACTGCTGTCGACCGCGCTGGAAGTGTCGGGTGATCCGGTCCTGATCACCGATCCTGAAGGTACGATTACCTACGTTAATGCCGCCTTCGAGGAGCTCATGGGCTATTCGCGCCGCGATGTCCTGGGCGCGAATCCGCGACGCTTCAGATCGGGCAGTCACGACGATGTCTTTTATCGCGGGATGTGGGAGTCGCTGGAGCGCGGCGAGACCTTCCGGGGCGAGTTCGTGAATCGGCGTCGCGATGGATCCCTGATCCATCTGGAGCAGACGATCACCCCGGTACTCGATGACCACGGCGAGATTTCGCATTACGTCGCCCTGGGCAAGGACGTGACCGACCGGGTGCGCATGGAGGACGAGATCCGGCGTGTGGCGAATACCGACTGGCTGACCGGCGTCGCGAATCGCCTGAGCCTCGGGAACACGCTGGAGGCGGAGATCGAGCGCAGCCAGCGCTATGGTCGTCCGCTGAGCCTGATCATGTTCGATCTGGATCACTTCAAGGCGGTGAATGACCGTTACGGCCACGATGCCGGCGACGAAGTCCTTAAAGCGCTGGCGAAGACCGTGAGTGCGGAACTGCGCGACGCGGATACCCTGGGTCGTTGGGGCGGAGAAGAGTTCATCATCTTGGTGCCCGAGACCCGGCTGGTGGGTGCGACGGCCATGGCCGAAAAGCTGCGCCAGGCGGTCGCTGCGATGAGCGTGCCCGGGGTGCCGGGCGTCACCGCCAGCTTCGGGGTCGCCGAACGGGCCTCCGGTGACAGCGCCAAGCTCCTCGCGCGGCGGGCTGACGAGGCGATGTACCAGGCCAAGCGGGCAGGGCGCGATCGTGTGGTCGCGCTCTAG
- a CDS encoding CBS domain-containing protein encodes MLVSDILKPNVITVSPLAPLREAMQLMRRHNVKSLVVDKQHEHDAYGIITYTTILKTIVAEEGDIDLSNVYDVCAKPVITVPAEMDVKYVARLMVNQGIRRLVVLRGNTLEGIVTTSDIVGSILEMADME; translated from the coding sequence ATGCTGGTAAGCGACATCCTGAAGCCCAATGTGATTACCGTGTCGCCGCTCGCGCCCTTGCGCGAGGCGATGCAGCTGATGCGGCGGCACAACGTGAAGTCCCTGGTGGTGGACAAGCAGCACGAGCACGACGCCTACGGGATCATCACCTACACAACAATCCTGAAGACCATCGTGGCCGAGGAGGGCGATATCGACCTCTCCAACGTCTACGATGTCTGTGCGAAGCCGGTGATCACCGTGCCGGCCGAGATGGACGTGAAGTACGTGGCGCGGCTGATGGTCAATCAGGGCATCCGGCGCCTGGTCGTGCTGCGGGGCAATACCCTGGAAGGAATCGTTACCACCAGCGATATCGTGGGCTCGATTCTCGAAATGGCGGATATGGAATGA